The following proteins come from a genomic window of Leptospira andrefontaineae:
- a CDS encoding chemotaxis protein CheW, producing the protein MSTFEDNQYLTFKIGEETFGIGLLNVKEILEYTHVTTVPMMPTFIPGVINLRGNVVPVLDVCDKFFRKKHSPDKRTCIVIVEVPESINGARMDIGLIVEAVYEVLSIPSSEIEPPPTFGSRIRVDFLAGMARQASGFILLLNLLRLLTVEELTALEETKEEAANVVPAG; encoded by the coding sequence GTGAGCACTTTCGAGGACAATCAGTATTTAACTTTCAAGATCGGAGAGGAAACGTTCGGAATAGGACTTCTGAACGTAAAAGAAATTTTGGAATACACTCATGTGACTACAGTTCCCATGATGCCCACTTTTATTCCAGGGGTAATCAATCTAAGAGGAAATGTGGTCCCAGTTTTGGATGTATGCGATAAGTTTTTCAGAAAGAAACATTCTCCGGACAAAAGAACCTGTATAGTGATCGTAGAAGTTCCTGAATCAATAAATGGAGCCAGGATGGACATAGGTCTTATCGTAGAAGCAGTATATGAAGTATTGAGTATTCCTTCTTCTGAAATTGAACCTCCTCCTACATTTGGCTCCAGGATACGCGTGGATTTTCTAGCAGGTATGGCAAGACAAGCCAGTGGGTTTATTCTTTTACTCAACCTTCTCCGCTTATTGACTGTAGAAGAATTGACCGCATTGGAGGAAACCAAGGAAGAAGCGGCTAACGTAGTTCCTGCGGGTTGA
- a CDS encoding protein-glutamate methylesterase/protein-glutamine glutaminase, producing MIYVYIIDDSAVVRSVLKQVLEMNTDIKVIGSSPDPVFALEKLGKSERWPDVIVLDIEMPRMDGISFLKKIMHTHPTPVLICSSLAEESSETAWVALKEGAVGIVTKPKIGLKDFLEDSAIYLGECIRSASISKLKHQILAPSPKTNGLDFTKIATTDRIVAIGTSTGGTIALEDILTSLPANSPGIVIVQHMPEKFTEAFANRLDKICKITVREAKDGDRIQEGIALIAPGNKHMEVVGSGAQFIVRITDGPLVNRHRPSVDVLFHSVAKHVGRNAKAFLLTGMGADGAAGLLEIRQAGGRTIAQDEASSVVFGMPREAIERGAAEKILSLEDVPAEILAS from the coding sequence ATGATATACGTATATATTATAGACGATTCCGCAGTAGTCCGATCCGTACTCAAACAAGTCCTGGAAATGAATACGGATATTAAAGTGATCGGTTCCTCTCCCGACCCGGTATTCGCTTTGGAAAAACTGGGAAAATCTGAAAGATGGCCCGACGTAATTGTTCTGGATATTGAAATGCCTAGAATGGATGGGATTAGCTTTTTAAAAAAGATCATGCATACCCACCCTACTCCAGTTTTAATCTGTTCCTCTCTCGCGGAAGAATCATCAGAAACAGCTTGGGTTGCTTTGAAAGAAGGTGCGGTAGGAATTGTAACTAAGCCTAAAATCGGTTTAAAGGATTTTTTAGAAGATTCAGCAATTTATTTAGGAGAATGTATTCGCTCGGCATCCATTTCAAAACTGAAACATCAAATTTTAGCTCCTTCTCCCAAAACGAACGGACTTGATTTTACAAAAATTGCAACTACTGATAGGATCGTGGCGATCGGGACTTCTACCGGTGGAACGATAGCGCTCGAGGATATTCTTACTTCCCTTCCTGCAAATAGTCCTGGTATAGTGATCGTGCAACATATGCCTGAAAAATTTACGGAAGCATTTGCAAATCGTCTAGATAAGATCTGCAAAATTACCGTAAGGGAAGCAAAAGACGGAGATCGAATACAAGAAGGGATAGCGCTCATTGCTCCAGGAAATAAACATATGGAAGTAGTAGGAAGTGGAGCTCAATTTATTGTAAGGATCACGGATGGACCACTCGTAAATCGTCATAGACCTTCGGTTGATGTATTATTTCACTCGGTTGCAAAACATGTGGGACGTAATGCAAAAGCGTTTTTGCTAACCGGTATGGGAGCAGATGGGGCAGCAGGACTTTTAGAGATCAGACAAGCAGGCGGAAGGACAATAGCTCAAGATGAGGCAAGCTCTGTTGTATTTGGAATGCCAAGAGAGGCGATAGAGAGAGGAGCTGCGGAAAAAATTCTTTCCTTAGAAGATGTTCCTGCCGAGATTCTCGCCAGCTAA
- a CDS encoding chemotaxis protein CheD — translation MKMEPDIVRDIFLQPGGFYWGENGTRIRTLLGSCVALCFWHPNSKVGGMAHIMLPKRPSNVQDPHPKYADDALESFLKQFQKLGERPGRFVCKIFGGASMFSPEEDKLEEVKKIIEIGEKNVESVLDLVRKANIDLTASNTGGKFHRKIYFSLWDGEVYMENPKNQ, via the coding sequence TTGAAGATGGAACCGGATATTGTTCGGGACATTTTTCTACAGCCGGGAGGTTTTTATTGGGGGGAGAATGGAACGAGGATCCGCACTCTCTTAGGCTCCTGCGTTGCATTATGTTTTTGGCATCCTAATTCAAAGGTGGGAGGAATGGCTCATATCATGCTTCCTAAAAGACCTTCCAATGTCCAAGATCCTCATCCAAAGTATGCTGACGATGCCTTGGAATCTTTCCTAAAACAATTTCAGAAATTGGGAGAAAGACCGGGAAGATTCGTATGCAAAATTTTTGGCGGAGCTTCTATGTTTTCTCCGGAAGAAGATAAATTGGAAGAAGTGAAAAAGATTATAGAAATCGGCGAAAAGAATGTCGAGTCGGTCCTAGATTTGGTCCGTAAAGCGAATATTGATTTAACCGCTTCCAATACCGGAGGTAAATTCCATCGAAAAATATATTTCTCCCTTTGGGACGGAGAAGTGTATATGGAAAATCCTAAAAATCAGTAA